Proteins co-encoded in one Bacillus infantis NRRL B-14911 genomic window:
- the flhB gene encoding flagellar biosynthesis protein FlhB — translation MNRIRLDLQFFSGEKTEKATPKKRQDSRKKGQVAKSQDVNTALVLLAVFLFLLFAGGYLKNIIMYLLTHSFQEFMLMELTESNVQAIFLAVMKELALFLGPVMLIAMIAGAAANYMQVGFLFSTEAIQFKLEKIDPIKGFKRIFSMRAIVELLKSVLKIGFVGAVTFVVLWMRIDEILMLSQKSPGAALIILASLTVQMGLFASAALLFLSVLDYLYQKYDFEKNIRMSKQDIKDEYKNIEGDPLIKSKIKQKQREMAMSRMMQEVPNADVVITNPTHFAIALKYDEEKQDAPYVVAKGADYVAQKIKYIAKENEVITVENRPLARALYSQTEIGSTIPEEFFKTVAEILAYVYRTKNKM, via the coding sequence ATGAATAGGATCAGGCTTGATTTACAGTTTTTCAGCGGGGAGAAGACAGAAAAGGCCACCCCTAAGAAGCGTCAGGACTCCCGTAAAAAAGGGCAGGTTGCCAAAAGCCAGGATGTCAATACAGCCTTGGTTCTGCTGGCTGTATTCCTGTTTCTCCTTTTTGCAGGCGGATATTTAAAAAATATCATCATGTATTTGCTGACGCACTCTTTTCAGGAATTTATGCTCATGGAACTGACCGAGAGCAATGTACAGGCCATTTTCCTTGCAGTCATGAAGGAATTGGCTTTGTTTCTGGGACCGGTCATGCTGATTGCCATGATTGCCGGGGCAGCGGCCAATTATATGCAGGTTGGATTTTTATTTTCAACCGAAGCCATTCAGTTTAAGCTGGAAAAAATCGATCCTATCAAAGGATTTAAAAGAATTTTTTCAATGAGGGCCATTGTGGAGCTGCTGAAGTCGGTCTTAAAGATCGGATTTGTCGGTGCGGTCACATTTGTGGTTTTATGGATGCGGATTGACGAGATCCTGATGCTTTCACAAAAATCCCCGGGGGCGGCACTGATCATTTTGGCCAGTCTTACCGTGCAGATGGGCTTATTTGCATCAGCTGCGCTTCTCTTTTTATCTGTCCTGGATTATCTCTATCAGAAGTATGATTTCGAGAAAAACATCCGGATGTCCAAGCAGGACATAAAAGATGAATATAAAAACATTGAAGGCGATCCTTTGATCAAGTCAAAGATCAAGCAGAAGCAAAGAGAAATGGCGATGAGCCGCATGATGCAGGAAGTGCCGAACGCCGATGTCGTCATCACCAATCCTACCCACTTTGCCATTGCCCTGAAGTATGATGAAGAAAAGCAGGATGCACCGTATGTGGTGGCAAAAGGCGCAGATTATGTTGCACAGAAAATCAAATATATAGCCAAAGAAAATGAGGTAATTACGGTGGAGAACAGGCCGCTGGCAAGGGCTCTGTACAGCCAGACCGAAATCGGCAGCACCATACCTGAGGAGTTTTTTAAAACGGTTGCGGAAATCCTTGCGTATGTATACCGCACCAAGAACAAAATGTAA
- the flhA gene encoding flagellar biosynthesis protein FlhA, with protein MSGRDLSVVVSVILIVAMLIIPFPSWLLSILIIMNISLALLVLLISMNMNEPLQFSIFPSLLLLLTLFRLGLNVSTTRSILSKGEAGGVVETFGTFVVGGNVIVGMVVFLILIIIQFIVITKGSERVSEVAARFTLDAMPGKQMSIDADLNAGMISEHEARERREKVSREADFYGSMDGASKFVKGDSIAGIIIVLINLIFGIVIGMMQQGLGFADAASRYSLLTVGDGIVSQIPALLISTATGIVVTRAASEGNLGKDITSQILAYPKMLYVTGATIFLLGLFTPISNILTFPIAGLFAFGGFMLSRVKEPDKEQLQEIEEELETDEMKSPESVVSLLNVDPIEFEFGYGLIPLADANQGGDLLDRIVMIRRQLAIELGLVIPVVRIRDNIQLQPNEYRLKIKGNEMARGELLLDHYLAMSPGIEDDSIDGIDTVEPSFGLPAKWITEETKEQAEIFGYTVVDPPSVVSTHITEIIKANAYDLLGRQETKQLIDHLKESYPILADEVTPNPLSVGEVQKVLAKLLKENVSIRNLPIIFETLADFGKVTSDTDLLTEYVRQALARQITNQYSAQGDSLKVVTLSGKIEKLIAEGIQQTEHGNYLSMDPAVSQSILESIASQVEQLSIMDQSPIVLCSPAVRMYVRQLTERYFPLVPILSYNELEANVEVQSVGVVNID; from the coding sequence ATGTCTGGTAGAGATTTATCGGTTGTTGTCAGTGTCATCCTGATTGTCGCCATGCTTATCATACCATTTCCATCGTGGCTGTTAAGCATCCTGATCATCATGAATATATCACTGGCGCTTCTCGTTTTGCTGATATCCATGAATATGAATGAACCGCTGCAGTTTTCCATTTTTCCATCGCTCCTGCTGCTGCTGACATTATTCAGGCTTGGACTGAATGTATCCACGACCCGATCTATTTTATCAAAAGGTGAAGCAGGCGGTGTCGTTGAGACGTTCGGGACATTCGTTGTCGGCGGGAATGTAATAGTAGGGATGGTTGTTTTCCTTATCCTGATTATTATCCAATTTATCGTTATAACAAAAGGTTCTGAGCGTGTTTCAGAGGTTGCAGCAAGATTTACGCTCGATGCAATGCCAGGAAAGCAGATGAGCATCGATGCTGATCTGAATGCGGGGATGATTTCTGAGCATGAAGCAAGGGAAAGACGGGAAAAGGTCAGCCGGGAAGCTGATTTCTACGGCTCGATGGATGGTGCGAGCAAATTTGTAAAAGGGGACAGCATAGCCGGGATCATCATTGTCCTGATCAACCTTATATTCGGGATTGTCATTGGCATGATGCAGCAGGGACTCGGCTTCGCTGATGCGGCCAGCCGCTATTCGCTGCTGACAGTGGGTGACGGGATCGTCAGCCAGATCCCTGCATTGCTTATTTCAACCGCGACAGGAATTGTCGTGACCCGGGCAGCATCCGAAGGGAATCTGGGCAAGGATATTACTTCACAGATACTCGCATACCCAAAGATGCTGTATGTAACCGGAGCGACAATATTCCTGCTTGGACTGTTTACGCCTATCAGCAATATCCTTACTTTCCCGATTGCCGGATTGTTTGCTTTTGGCGGATTTATGTTATCAAGGGTGAAGGAGCCTGATAAAGAGCAGCTTCAGGAGATAGAGGAAGAGCTGGAAACAGATGAAATGAAGAGTCCTGAAAGTGTGGTCAGCCTTCTGAATGTGGACCCCATTGAATTCGAGTTTGGCTATGGGCTTATCCCGCTTGCAGACGCCAATCAGGGCGGAGACCTTCTTGACAGGATCGTGATGATCCGGAGGCAGCTTGCAATTGAACTGGGGCTGGTCATTCCTGTGGTGAGAATCAGGGATAATATCCAGCTGCAGCCGAATGAATACAGGCTGAAGATTAAAGGAAATGAAATGGCCCGCGGTGAGCTGCTGCTTGACCACTATCTGGCCATGAGCCCCGGGATTGAAGATGACAGCATCGACGGGATTGATACGGTCGAGCCTTCCTTTGGGCTTCCAGCCAAATGGATAACAGAGGAAACGAAAGAGCAGGCAGAAATTTTTGGCTACACGGTAGTGGACCCCCCTTCGGTCGTCTCTACCCATATTACTGAAATCATCAAAGCGAACGCCTATGATCTGCTCGGAAGGCAGGAGACAAAGCAGCTGATTGACCATCTGAAGGAAAGCTACCCGATCCTTGCAGACGAAGTCACGCCAAATCCATTGTCAGTTGGCGAAGTTCAAAAGGTATTGGCCAAGCTGCTTAAGGAGAATGTTTCTATCCGCAACCTGCCGATCATTTTTGAAACGCTGGCTGATTTTGGAAAAGTGACATCTGATACAGATCTGCTCACTGAATATGTAAGGCAGGCGCTGGCCCGCCAGATCACCAACCAGTATTCCGCACAGGGCGATTCACTGAAAGTTGTGACATTGTCAGGGAAAATTGAAAAGCTGATAGCAGAAGGCATCCAGCAGACTGAGCATGGGAATTATCTTTCAATGGATCCGGCTGTTTCACAAAGCATCCTGGAATCGATCGCTTCCCAGGTGGAGCAGCTTTCCATCATGGACCAGTCGCCTATCGTTCTTTGCTCGCCAGCCGTTAGGATGTATGTGAGACAATTGACAGAACGGTATTTCCCGCTCGTGCCGATCCTTTCCTATAATGAATTGGAAGCAAATGTAGAAGTACAAAGTGTAGGGGTGGTGAACATCGATTGA
- the flhF gene encoding flagellar biosynthesis protein FlhF: MKVKKFTAPSMPEAMKIIREELGSDAVILNSKMVQTNGFLGFFKKRNIEVIAAIDPEPSQPKEVLKEKMIEPPPVKAAEFFPKAGGPSSEELAAEIRELKRLMQQSSSGGSLRAQSSLPLPLKKVQEELAGQEVEPSIIEELMEKLLVKWYKSDLEPDFNKINSWLRELLTAKLETAQYGGIAFDHKIINFVGPTGVGKTTTLAKIAAECVIKQKKKTAFITTDTYRIAAIDQLKTYADILDVPMEVCYTEEDFKAAVDTFKDFEVILIDTAGRNFRNPKYVQELKSLLEAESSQTYLVLSLTSKQRDMEETIKQFSVVDINRFIFTKADETSTFGPLLNIIDKTGKGAAYLTTGQNVPDDLVPAGPKTIAGAIMGESKYE, encoded by the coding sequence TTGAAAGTAAAAAAATTCACGGCACCTTCAATGCCTGAAGCAATGAAAATCATCCGCGAAGAGCTTGGCAGCGATGCAGTCATCCTGAATTCCAAAATGGTGCAGACAAACGGATTCCTAGGGTTTTTCAAGAAAAGGAATATTGAAGTCATTGCAGCAATAGATCCTGAGCCCAGCCAGCCTAAGGAAGTATTAAAAGAAAAAATGATCGAGCCTCCGCCTGTAAAGGCAGCTGAATTTTTTCCAAAAGCAGGGGGACCTTCTTCGGAAGAACTGGCAGCGGAAATCCGGGAGCTTAAGCGTTTAATGCAGCAGTCTTCTTCTGGAGGAAGCTTAAGAGCCCAATCTTCCCTGCCGCTTCCGCTCAAGAAAGTGCAGGAAGAGCTGGCAGGACAGGAAGTGGAACCTTCAATCATTGAAGAGCTTATGGAAAAGCTTTTGGTAAAATGGTATAAATCTGACTTAGAACCTGATTTTAACAAGATTAATAGCTGGCTGAGGGAACTTTTGACGGCAAAGCTCGAAACAGCCCAATATGGCGGAATTGCGTTTGATCACAAAATCATTAACTTTGTCGGACCTACAGGCGTTGGCAAAACAACTACTCTGGCTAAAATAGCTGCTGAATGTGTGATAAAGCAAAAGAAAAAAACGGCCTTCATCACTACAGACACGTATAGAATCGCTGCCATCGACCAGCTGAAAACATATGCAGATATACTCGATGTGCCTATGGAAGTATGCTATACAGAGGAAGATTTCAAGGCTGCAGTGGACACTTTCAAGGACTTTGAGGTCATTTTGATTGATACAGCGGGACGCAATTTCCGCAACCCGAAATATGTCCAGGAGCTTAAAAGCCTGCTTGAGGCAGAAAGCAGCCAGACCTATCTGGTCCTATCGTTAACATCCAAGCAAAGGGATATGGAAGAAACAATCAAACAATTTTCAGTAGTGGACATTAACAGGTTCATATTCACAAAAGCAGATGAAACGTCGACCTTTGGACCGCTGCTCAACATAATTGATAAAACAGGAAAAGGGGCAGCCTATCTGACTACCGGCCAAAATGTCCCGGATGATCTTGTGCCCGCCGGCCCGAAAACAATAGCCGGGGCGATAATGGGAGAATCAAAGTATGAATGA
- a CDS encoding MinD/ParA family protein yields the protein MNDQAEQLRRKLRNGEDKASAKTIAVISGKGGVGKSNFSLNFSLSLQEKGHDVLLLDLDIGMGNIDVLLGLASPYSAADYFAGNASLEKIISVGPHGLHYIAGGTGLSQLAEISAPVLDQFFLDFSELFSKYEYIILDMGAGISSQSLHFILSVNELIAVTTPEPTSLTDAYAALKFIHLRDNKMPISIVVNKAETEKEAASAFNRISQVMESFLGKRVTRLGAVPDDRSVQQAVRKQTPYLLYKRSSAASRATLDIADFFLQQNGKQQADGKVPFMSRLKQLLFEKGRS from the coding sequence ATGAATGACCAGGCAGAACAGCTTAGAAGGAAACTGAGGAACGGGGAAGATAAGGCTTCAGCAAAGACTATCGCTGTAATAAGCGGGAAAGGAGGAGTAGGGAAATCGAATTTTTCCCTGAACTTCTCCCTTTCACTCCAGGAAAAAGGGCATGATGTTCTGCTGCTGGATCTTGATATCGGAATGGGGAATATAGATGTCCTGCTTGGCCTTGCTTCTCCTTATTCGGCTGCAGACTATTTTGCAGGCAATGCTTCACTCGAGAAAATCATTTCAGTGGGACCGCATGGACTCCATTACATAGCAGGGGGAACAGGCCTTTCTCAGCTGGCCGAGATCTCAGCACCGGTGCTTGACCAATTTTTCTTGGATTTCTCGGAGCTGTTTTCTAAATATGAATATATCATTCTGGATATGGGTGCGGGAATCAGCAGCCAATCTCTTCATTTTATTTTATCCGTGAATGAACTGATAGCAGTGACAACCCCTGAGCCGACTTCTTTGACCGATGCTTATGCTGCTTTGAAGTTCATCCATCTCAGGGACAATAAGATGCCGATTAGTATAGTCGTCAATAAAGCAGAAACAGAGAAGGAAGCAGCCTCGGCGTTTAACAGGATATCACAAGTAATGGAAAGCTTCCTGGGAAAAAGGGTCACAAGGCTTGGCGCTGTTCCTGATGACCGCAGCGTTCAGCAGGCCGTCAGGAAGCAGACCCCTTATCTGCTTTATAAAAGAAGCTCGGCAGCTTCAAGGGCCACTCTTGACATTGCTGATTTTTTCCTGCAGCAGAACGGGAAGCAGCAGGCTGATGGGAAGGTTCCCTTTATGTCGCGGCTTAAGCAATTGCTTTTTGAAAAGGGGCGGAGCTAA
- a CDS encoding protein-glutamate methylesterase/protein-glutamine glutaminase: protein MGKINVLVVDDSAFMRKLISDFLSENEQINICGTAKDGEDALRKIEELKPDVVTMDVEMPKLNGLDALKRIMEVHPLPVVMLASATKEGAEKTMNSIQLGAADFISKPSGSISLDLFKIKQELAEKVIAASRISAAKLADKPLYGKNTIKLYENYSKIEPETFGPPLKPGSLPAADKLVCIGTSTGGPRALQKVFSKLPGTLDAPVLVVQHMPPGFTKSLADRLDLLSELCVKEAEHGELLKKGTAYIAPGGLHLTVQQTKAGLMAVLSEAAPVNGHRPSVDILFESASMIENCHKIAVILTGMGSDGTKDLSAIKSKGNASAIAESKDSAIVFGMPRTAIETGLVDKVANIEEIAEKIKSYV from the coding sequence ATGGGCAAGATCAATGTACTCGTAGTGGATGACTCTGCTTTTATGAGAAAGCTTATCTCTGACTTCCTCTCTGAGAATGAACAAATCAATATATGCGGAACCGCTAAAGATGGGGAAGATGCTTTAAGGAAGATTGAGGAATTGAAGCCGGATGTCGTTACCATGGATGTGGAAATGCCGAAGCTTAATGGACTTGATGCATTAAAGAGAATCATGGAAGTTCATCCCCTTCCTGTCGTCATGCTGGCCAGTGCCACCAAAGAAGGCGCAGAAAAGACAATGAACAGCATCCAGCTCGGAGCTGCCGATTTTATCTCAAAGCCTTCAGGTTCTATTTCACTGGACTTGTTCAAAATTAAACAGGAGCTTGCAGAGAAGGTCATTGCTGCAAGCAGGATATCAGCTGCCAAACTGGCAGACAAGCCTTTATATGGAAAAAATACTATTAAGCTATACGAAAATTATAGTAAAATAGAACCAGAGACTTTCGGACCGCCCCTCAAGCCAGGCAGCCTGCCCGCAGCAGACAAGCTTGTGTGCATCGGTACCTCAACCGGCGGGCCGAGAGCGCTTCAAAAGGTGTTTTCCAAGCTTCCAGGGACCCTGGATGCACCAGTGCTTGTTGTCCAGCATATGCCTCCAGGCTTTACCAAGTCATTGGCTGACAGGCTGGATCTCTTGTCGGAGCTGTGTGTAAAAGAAGCCGAGCACGGCGAATTGCTGAAAAAAGGGACAGCTTACATAGCGCCCGGGGGCCTTCACCTGACAGTACAGCAGACGAAAGCCGGCTTGATGGCGGTCTTAAGTGAAGCTGCGCCGGTCAATGGGCACAGGCCATCAGTAGATATACTGTTTGAGTCGGCAAGCATGATTGAAAATTGCCATAAAATCGCTGTAATCCTGACTGGCATGGGTTCAGACGGGACAAAAGACTTATCAGCAATCAAGAGCAAAGGAAATGCTTCTGCTATTGCAGAATCAAAAGATTCAGCGATTGTATTCGGAATGCCGAGGACGGCAATAGAAACCGGGCTTGTCGATAAAGTTGCGAATATAGAAGAAATTGCTGAAAAAATAAAGAGCTATGTTTAA
- a CDS encoding chemotaxis protein CheA, with protein MEMSQYLEVFIEESREHLQAINEHLLELEKNPADLKIINEIFRSAHTLKGMSATMGYEDLARLTHQMENVLDAIRNQKIGVTPELLDTVFLAVDDLEAMVLSISEGGDGKRDVSTAVKQLELIENGQTPLMESRQEAAAAAAAEAEVPAELRSDYDEFERTVLSQSKEQGFDVFEISISLREDCLLKAARVFMVFEVLEKSGEIIKSNPPVDVLEEEQFDSAFTVTLVTKEPKEEIQAKIMKVSEIEKAEIINIDLMPASPAEEEPAPAPGIIQPVEEPKEESRNGAPAKQASSKTIRVNIERLDILMNLFEELVIDRGRLEQISKELNNQELHETVERMSRISGDLQNIILNMRMVPVETVFNRFPRMVRQLARDLNKKINLEIVGAETELDRTVIDEIGDPLVHLIRNALDHGVETPEVRKANGKNEEGTVVLKAYHSGNHVFIELIDDGAGINRDKVLQKAVKNGIITEQAGASLTDKQVYELIFASGFSTADKISDVSGRGVGLDVVKSTIESLGGTVTIDSQEGKGSTFSIQLPLTLSIISVMLIEVQKEKYAIPLSSIIETAIIKKEDIMNAHNQKVIDFRGKVVPLLFLKDVFAVPVHLEEDGYYSVVIVRKGDKMAGLVVDSFIGQQEIVLKSLGGYLNDIFAISGATILGDGQVALIVDCNALIN; from the coding sequence ATGGAAATGAGCCAATATTTAGAAGTATTTATTGAAGAAAGCAGGGAGCATCTGCAAGCGATTAATGAACATCTGCTTGAACTTGAAAAGAATCCTGCCGATTTGAAAATAATTAATGAAATATTCAGATCTGCCCATACGTTAAAAGGAATGTCTGCCACAATGGGTTACGAAGACCTGGCCCGCCTGACCCACCAGATGGAGAATGTTCTTGACGCTATTAGAAATCAAAAGATAGGCGTCACGCCTGAACTCCTGGATACCGTTTTCCTGGCAGTCGATGATTTGGAAGCCATGGTATTATCCATTTCAGAAGGAGGGGATGGAAAGCGCGATGTCAGTACGGCGGTAAAGCAGCTGGAGCTGATTGAAAATGGCCAAACCCCTTTAATGGAATCGCGTCAGGAAGCGGCGGCTGCGGCTGCTGCAGAAGCAGAAGTTCCTGCAGAGCTGAGAAGTGATTATGATGAATTTGAACGGACTGTGCTCAGCCAGTCAAAGGAACAGGGCTTTGACGTTTTCGAGATATCCATCTCTTTGAGGGAAGATTGCCTCCTGAAGGCTGCGAGAGTATTTATGGTGTTCGAAGTATTGGAGAAGTCCGGTGAAATCATTAAGTCCAATCCTCCTGTGGACGTGCTGGAGGAAGAGCAATTTGATTCAGCCTTTACGGTCACGCTGGTTACAAAGGAACCAAAAGAAGAGATTCAGGCGAAGATCATGAAAGTATCAGAAATTGAAAAGGCAGAAATCATAAACATTGACCTGATGCCTGCCAGTCCGGCTGAAGAAGAACCGGCGCCTGCACCCGGCATCATCCAGCCTGTGGAAGAACCAAAAGAAGAAAGCAGGAATGGTGCACCGGCCAAACAGGCAAGCAGCAAAACAATCCGGGTGAATATAGAGCGTCTGGATATATTGATGAATCTGTTTGAAGAGCTTGTCATTGACAGGGGAAGACTTGAGCAGATTTCGAAAGAGCTCAACAACCAGGAGCTCCACGAAACCGTTGAAAGAATGTCCCGCATCTCAGGAGACCTTCAGAATATTATTCTCAATATGAGGATGGTGCCTGTTGAAACGGTATTTAACCGCTTCCCTAGGATGGTCCGCCAGCTGGCCAGGGACCTGAATAAGAAAATCAATCTTGAAATTGTAGGTGCAGAAACAGAACTGGACAGAACGGTTATAGATGAAATTGGCGATCCTTTAGTACACTTGATCCGCAATGCACTGGATCACGGAGTTGAAACTCCGGAAGTACGGAAGGCGAACGGGAAAAATGAAGAAGGGACAGTCGTTCTGAAAGCGTACCACAGCGGCAACCACGTCTTCATCGAACTGATCGATGACGGAGCTGGGATAAACCGTGACAAAGTCCTGCAAAAAGCTGTCAAAAACGGCATTATAACGGAGCAGGCAGGCGCTTCATTAACTGACAAACAGGTGTACGAGCTCATTTTTGCATCCGGTTTTTCCACTGCAGACAAAATCTCGGATGTTTCCGGCAGGGGCGTAGGCCTGGATGTAGTGAAAAGCACCATTGAATCATTAGGCGGAACAGTCACGATTGATTCCCAGGAAGGAAAAGGCTCAACCTTCTCCATCCAGCTTCCGCTGACACTTTCCATCATTTCTGTCATGCTGATTGAAGTACAGAAGGAAAAGTATGCGATTCCTCTTTCGTCTATTATTGAAACGGCAATCATTAAAAAAGAGGATATCATGAATGCCCACAACCAGAAGGTCATAGATTTCCGCGGCAAGGTCGTTCCGCTTCTGTTCCTGAAGGATGTGTTCGCTGTTCCTGTGCATTTGGAGGAAGATGGTTATTATTCGGTGGTCATCGTCCGCAAAGGGGACAAGATGGCTGGACTGGTAGTCGACTCGTTTATTGGACAGCAGGAGATCGTGCTTAAATCACTCGGAGGCTATCTGAATGATATTTTTGCAATTTCCGGAGCTACGATCCTTGGGGATGGGCAGGTTGCATTGATTGTTGACTGCAATGCTTTAATAAATTAA
- a CDS encoding chemotaxis protein CheW, whose product MSETMTADLKLIIFLLKDKEYAIPVSQVRSIEKVQHITRVPGAASSVKGVINLRGVVTPIIDLRTRFGLEQKEYSDSTRVIIASADEMEVGLVVDGANDVIDVSEDSIEPSPNVIGAEEAEFISGVVKVEKRLLILIDLGKILEGGEMKLAGHE is encoded by the coding sequence ATGAGTGAAACAATGACCGCAGATTTAAAACTGATCATTTTCTTATTAAAAGATAAAGAATATGCGATACCGGTCTCTCAAGTAAGATCAATCGAGAAAGTACAGCATATTACAAGAGTGCCCGGGGCAGCCTCCTCTGTCAAAGGAGTGATCAATCTGCGCGGCGTGGTTACCCCGATCATTGACCTGAGGACAAGATTCGGTCTTGAACAGAAAGAGTATAGTGACAGCACAAGGGTCATCATCGCCTCGGCCGATGAGATGGAAGTCGGCCTCGTGGTTGACGGGGCCAATGATGTGATCGACGTATCAGAAGATTCTATAGAACCATCGCCGAACGTGATCGGCGCCGAGGAGGCGGAGTTCATAAGCGGTGTCGTCAAAGTGGAAAAACGCCTGCTGATCCTGATCGACCTTGGAAAGATTCTGGAAGGCGGAGAAATGAAGCTGGCAGGCCATGAGTAA
- a CDS encoding chemotaxis protein CheC — MSKQTGSFLHGISSLHLDLLKEIGNIGAGHAATALSTLLDKKIDMRVPNVKIVSFDEMMEMAGGPENVVASVFLRIEGDAPGSMFFILPVEQAESFIRQMTADDRFQLAEPPFDEIGLSALQEMGNILAGSYLSSLSDFTNLSLYPSVPALGIDMAGAIISFGLIELSQVSDSAIVIETTLTEVAPAVTHTLKGHFFLLPDPCSFEVIFSSLGVLGDE, encoded by the coding sequence ATGAGTAAGCAGACCGGCAGCTTCCTGCACGGCATTTCATCCCTGCACCTGGACCTGCTGAAGGAGATCGGCAATATCGGGGCAGGGCATGCAGCAACCGCGCTGTCGACTTTGCTGGATAAAAAGATTGATATGAGAGTCCCGAATGTTAAGATCGTCTCATTTGATGAAATGATGGAAATGGCCGGGGGCCCGGAAAATGTAGTGGCCAGCGTTTTTCTGAGAATCGAGGGCGATGCCCCCGGAAGCATGTTCTTCATCCTTCCGGTGGAGCAGGCCGAATCCTTCATCCGGCAGATGACTGCTGATGACAGATTTCAGCTGGCAGAACCGCCTTTTGATGAAATAGGGCTGTCAGCTCTGCAGGAAATGGGCAATATTCTGGCAGGCTCCTATTTGTCCTCACTCTCTGATTTTACAAATCTTTCACTCTATCCTTCAGTGCCTGCACTCGGAATCGATATGGCAGGAGCGATCATCAGCTTCGGCCTTATAGAGCTTTCCCAGGTGAGCGACAGTGCAATTGTCATCGAGACAACTTTGACTGAAGTGGCACCGGCTGTCACGCATACATTAAAAGGCCATTTTTTTCTGCTGCCGGACCCCTGCTCCTTTGAAGTGATTTTCAGCTCTTTGGGAGTATTGGGCGATGAATGA
- a CDS encoding chemotaxis protein CheD, whose amino-acid sequence MNEIASIIKVGIADLKIASMPDILRTSGLGSCVGAAVYDQSSGLAGMAHIMLPDSSLARAGSINKLKYADTAIEELVRQMVRHGASPGFLRAKIAGGAQMFQFSSGSDLMRIGPRNVEAVKIALQVHNIRLIAEDVGGNSGRTIEFNTKTSMLQIKTVNKGVTEL is encoded by the coding sequence ATGAATGAAATTGCCAGCATCATCAAGGTCGGTATAGCAGATTTGAAAATCGCATCTATGCCTGACATACTGCGCACCTCGGGACTTGGCTCCTGCGTAGGAGCAGCGGTATATGACCAGTCATCAGGCCTCGCGGGAATGGCACATATCATGCTTCCTGATTCTTCCCTTGCGCGAGCCGGTTCAATCAATAAGCTGAAGTACGCCGATACAGCGATCGAAGAACTCGTAAGGCAGATGGTCCGGCACGGGGCAAGTCCGGGATTTCTCAGGGCCAAGATTGCCGGAGGGGCGCAGATGTTCCAATTTTCTTCAGGAAGCGACCTTATGAGAATCGGGCCGAGAAATGTGGAAGCAGTCAAAATAGCCCTGCAAGTGCATAATATCAGGCTGATTGCAGAGGATGTCGGAGGAAACAGCGGAAGGACAATAGAATTCAACACGAAGACGTCCATGCTGCAGATCAAAACGGTCAACAAAGGGGTCACTGAGCTGTAG
- a CDS encoding FliA/WhiG family RNA polymerase sigma factor, translated as MHGQSSDEQAYWALWQQSRDAEAGNSLVKRYMPLVSYHVQRISAGLPKNVSRDELRSLGLMGLYDALEKFDPTRDLKFDTYASFRIRGSIIDGLRKEDWLPRSTREKAKKIEAAAERLEQHLMRKATAAEIGKEVDLHEDEVQTVMSEHFFANVLSMDEQPQDQDEKDGATYILKDHRAVVPEEKVAKDELLSEMADAVSCLNEKEQLVISLFYKEELTLTEIGQVMGLSTSRISQIHTKAIFSLRHTLQKIM; from the coding sequence ATGCATGGACAATCATCTGATGAACAAGCATATTGGGCATTATGGCAGCAAAGCCGTGATGCTGAGGCCGGCAATTCCCTTGTAAAAAGATATATGCCTCTAGTGAGCTATCATGTTCAGAGAATCTCTGCCGGCCTCCCGAAAAATGTTTCCAGGGATGAGCTGAGGAGCCTCGGCTTGATGGGGTTGTATGATGCGCTTGAAAAGTTCGATCCCACAAGGGACCTGAAGTTTGATACGTACGCTTCCTTCCGGATCAGAGGATCGATTATAGATGGCCTGAGAAAAGAGGACTGGCTTCCAAGGAGCACAAGGGAAAAAGCAAAAAAGATCGAAGCTGCAGCGGAAAGGCTGGAGCAGCATCTAATGAGAAAGGCGACGGCGGCTGAAATCGGGAAAGAAGTGGACCTGCACGAAGATGAAGTGCAGACGGTCATGAGCGAGCATTTTTTCGCAAATGTCCTTTCAATGGATGAACAGCCTCAGGATCAGGATGAGAAGGATGGAGCAACCTATATCCTTAAAGACCATCGCGCAGTGGTCCCGGAGGAGAAGGTGGCAAAAGATGAACTCCTGTCAGAGATGGCCGATGCGGTTTCCTGCCTGAATGAAAAAGAACAATTGGTCATCAGCCTTTTCTATAAAGAAGAGCTGACACTGACAGAGATTGGCCAGGTGATGGGGCTTTCCACTTCAAGGATATCCCAGATCCATACGAAAGCCATATTCAGCTTGAGGCATACACTTCAAAAGATCATGTAA